A part of Tardiphaga sp. vice304 genomic DNA contains:
- a CDS encoding ABC transporter substrate-binding protein — protein sequence MSYISRWRQSAAFSKVTLSGVLVAAALALPAFSLPALAAGKTITAVMHSDLRVIDPGITTAYITRDHGYMVYDTLLAMDANFKVQPQMASFKVSDDKLVYTFTLRDGLKWHDGPPVTGEDCVASLKRWGKNDGMGQKLMDFTKSIEAPDAKTIVLTLKEPYGLVIDSIAKPSSLVPFMMPKRLAETPAGKSIAEQIGSGPFKFVQAEFQPGVKAVYEKNKDYVPRSEPASWAAGGKVVKVDRVEWITMPDAQTAVNALQSGDIDFMENGPYDLLPVLSKDKELKIEVLNTLGYQTLGRMNFIYPPFDNVKVRRAAFLAMNQKPVLDALVGNPEYYKICGAMFGCGTPNATDAGMETGIKGSGMAEAKKALAESGYDGTPVVIMAPTDVTTLKAQPIVAAQLLRDAGFKVEVQATDWQTVVTRRASQKPVKEGGWNMFFTNWVVADILNPVSNVSTQGRGKTGGWFGWYDDAKMEELRDKYARAATPEEQKAAAAEVQARALEQVAYLPLGEYQVPSVWRTSLTGVLPGAATPVFWNIDKKD from the coding sequence ATGTCTTACATCTCACGCTGGCGGCAGTCCGCAGCGTTTTCCAAAGTGACGCTGTCCGGCGTGCTCGTCGCGGCTGCATTGGCACTGCCGGCGTTCTCGCTGCCGGCGCTGGCAGCCGGCAAGACCATCACCGCGGTGATGCATTCCGATCTGCGGGTCATCGATCCGGGCATCACCACGGCGTACATCACGCGCGATCATGGCTACATGGTTTACGACACCTTGCTGGCGATGGACGCGAACTTCAAAGTTCAGCCGCAGATGGCGAGCTTCAAGGTCTCTGACGACAAGCTGGTCTACACCTTCACGCTGCGCGATGGCCTGAAGTGGCATGACGGTCCGCCGGTTACGGGAGAAGATTGTGTTGCCTCGCTGAAGCGCTGGGGCAAGAATGACGGCATGGGCCAGAAGCTCATGGACTTCACCAAGAGCATCGAGGCGCCCGACGCCAAGACCATCGTGCTCACGCTCAAGGAACCCTACGGCCTGGTGATCGACTCGATTGCCAAGCCGTCGTCCCTGGTGCCCTTCATGATGCCGAAGCGTCTGGCCGAAACGCCCGCCGGCAAGTCGATCGCCGAGCAGATCGGCTCCGGTCCGTTCAAGTTCGTGCAGGCTGAATTCCAGCCCGGCGTGAAAGCGGTCTATGAGAAGAACAAGGACTACGTGCCGCGCTCCGAGCCCGCGAGCTGGGCCGCCGGCGGCAAGGTGGTCAAGGTCGATCGCGTCGAGTGGATCACGATGCCCGACGCGCAGACCGCGGTGAACGCCCTGCAGTCCGGCGACATCGACTTCATGGAGAACGGCCCCTACGATCTGCTGCCGGTTCTGTCCAAGGACAAGGAGCTCAAGATCGAGGTCCTCAATACGCTCGGATACCAGACGCTTGGCCGGATGAATTTCATTTATCCCCCGTTCGATAACGTCAAGGTTCGCCGCGCCGCGTTCCTGGCGATGAACCAGAAACCGGTGCTCGACGCGCTGGTGGGCAATCCCGAATACTACAAGATCTGCGGCGCGATGTTCGGCTGCGGCACGCCGAATGCGACGGACGCCGGTATGGAAACCGGAATCAAGGGCAGCGGCATGGCGGAAGCCAAGAAGGCGCTGGCCGAGTCCGGTTATGACGGAACCCCCGTCGTGATTATGGCGCCAACGGACGTCACGACGCTGAAGGCGCAGCCGATCGTGGCAGCCCAGCTGCTGCGCGATGCTGGCTTCAAGGTCGAGGTGCAGGCCACGGACTGGCAGACGGTGGTCACCCGCCGCGCCAGCCAGAAGCCCGTCAAGGAGGGCGGCTGGAACATGTTCTTCACCAACTGGGTCGTCGCGGACATTCTGAACCCGGTCTCCAACGTCTCGACGCAGGGCCGCGGCAAGACCGGCGGCTGGTTCGGCTGGTATGACGACGCCAAGATGGAAGAGCTGCGCGACAAGTACGCCCGCGCCGCGACGCCGGAAGAACAGAAAGCCGCCGCTGCGGAAGTGCAGGCCCGGGCGCTTGAACAGGTCGCGTATCTTCCGCTCGGCGAGTATCAGGTGCCGAGCGTATGGCGCACCTCGCTGACCGGCGTGTTGCCGGGCGCCGCTACCCCGGTGTTCTGGAACATCGACAAAAAGGACTGA
- a CDS encoding M20/M25/M40 family metallo-hydrolase, giving the protein MNPANLPFDVDAMLQGLRVWVECESPTWDANAVNSMLDLAARDMAIMGATVERIAGRQGFGGCVRARFPHPKFGEPGILIAGHMDTVHPVGTIEKLNWRREGSKCYGPAICDMKGGNYLSLEAIRQLARASFTTPLPITVLFTPDEEVGTPSTRDIIEAEAARNKYVLVPEPAGRGGRGVVTGRYAIARFNLEAIGKPSHSGATLSNGRSAIREMARQIIAIDEMTGPDCTFSVGVVHGGRWVNCVASSCTGEALSMAKRQADLDKGIERMMALNGTTNDVTFKVTRGVTRPVWEPDAGTMALYEKARAIGRDLGIDLGHESSGGGSDGNFTGAMGIPTLDGLGVVGADMHTLGEYIEIDSLVQRGRLMAGLLATLD; this is encoded by the coding sequence ATGAATCCCGCCAACCTGCCGTTCGATGTCGATGCGATGCTGCAAGGGCTGCGCGTCTGGGTCGAGTGCGAAAGCCCGACGTGGGACGCCAATGCCGTCAACAGCATGCTCGATCTTGCCGCGCGCGACATGGCGATCATGGGTGCGACCGTTGAGCGCATCGCAGGGCGCCAGGGATTCGGCGGCTGCGTTCGCGCGCGCTTTCCGCATCCGAAATTCGGCGAGCCGGGCATTCTGATCGCGGGGCACATGGACACCGTGCATCCGGTCGGCACCATCGAGAAGCTGAACTGGCGCCGCGAAGGATCGAAGTGCTACGGCCCCGCGATCTGCGACATGAAGGGCGGCAATTACCTCTCGCTCGAAGCGATCCGCCAGCTCGCCCGCGCGTCCTTCACCACGCCGCTGCCGATCACCGTGCTGTTCACGCCGGACGAGGAAGTCGGCACGCCGTCGACCCGCGACATCATCGAGGCGGAAGCCGCGCGCAACAAATATGTGTTGGTGCCGGAGCCCGCCGGCCGCGGCGGCCGCGGCGTCGTCACCGGCCGCTATGCGATCGCGCGCTTCAATCTCGAGGCCATCGGCAAGCCCAGCCATTCCGGCGCGACGTTGTCCAACGGACGCTCCGCGATTCGCGAGATGGCCCGCCAGATCATCGCCATCGACGAGATGACCGGGCCGGATTGTACCTTCAGCGTCGGCGTCGTGCATGGCGGACGATGGGTCAATTGCGTTGCCTCGTCCTGCACCGGCGAGGCGCTGAGCATGGCCAAGCGCCAGGCCGATCTCGACAAAGGCATCGAGCGCATGATGGCGCTGAACGGCACCACCAACGACGTGACCTTCAAGGTGACGCGCGGCGTGACCCGCCCGGTCTGGGAGCCCGACGCCGGCACGATGGCGCTGTACGAAAAAGCCCGTGCCATCGGCCGGGATCTCGGAATCGATCTCGGCCATGAGAGCTCTGGTGGTGGCTCCGACGGTAATTTCACCGGCGCGATGGGTATCCCCACACTCGACGGCCTGGGCGTGGTCGGCGCCGACATGCACACGCTTGGCGAATACATCGAAATCGACAGCCTTGTGCAGCGCGGTCGCCTGATGGCCGGTTTGCTGGCGACGCTGGATTGA
- a CDS encoding ABC transporter permease, with translation MLGYLIRRVLAAIPVMGVVALFVFLLLRLTPGDPAAILAGDNATAEQLDRIRTQLGLNEPLYTQFFSWIGRLLHGDLGTSLISNVPVMQMIGQRVEPSISVALSVMLVSILVAVPLGVIAAWKHGTWIDRFVMALSVIGFSVPVFVIGYVLIQIFAIELRWVPVQGFRSIFKGFGPFFERIVLPTIALSFIYVALIARMTRAAMLGVLNEDYVRTARAKGINESGVLLRHALRNAAVPVITVIGTGFALLISGVVVTESVFNLPGVGRLTVDAVLARDFPVIQAMILLTSGIYVLVNLLIDLAYSLLDPRIRY, from the coding sequence ATGCTTGGCTACCTCATTCGTCGCGTTCTCGCCGCCATTCCCGTCATGGGCGTGGTCGCGCTGTTCGTGTTCCTGTTGCTGCGGCTGACGCCCGGCGATCCCGCAGCGATTCTCGCTGGCGATAATGCGACGGCGGAACAGCTCGATCGCATCCGCACCCAGCTCGGCCTCAACGAGCCGCTCTATACACAGTTCTTTTCCTGGATCGGCCGGCTGCTGCACGGCGATCTCGGCACCTCGCTGATCTCCAACGTGCCGGTGATGCAGATGATCGGCCAGCGCGTCGAACCCTCGATATCAGTCGCATTGAGCGTCATGCTGGTATCGATTCTTGTCGCCGTGCCGCTCGGCGTCATCGCGGCGTGGAAGCACGGCACCTGGATCGACCGCTTCGTGATGGCACTGTCGGTGATCGGCTTCTCGGTCCCGGTGTTCGTGATCGGGTATGTGCTGATCCAGATTTTCGCGATCGAATTGCGCTGGGTCCCCGTGCAGGGCTTCCGGAGTATCTTCAAGGGATTCGGGCCGTTCTTCGAACGCATCGTCCTGCCGACGATCGCTCTGTCCTTTATCTATGTCGCGCTGATCGCCCGCATGACCCGCGCCGCGATGCTCGGCGTGCTCAATGAGGACTATGTCCGCACCGCGCGCGCCAAGGGCATCAACGAGTCCGGCGTTCTGCTGCGCCATGCGCTGCGCAATGCGGCCGTGCCCGTCATCACCGTGATCGGCACCGGCTTTGCGCTGCTAATCTCCGGCGTCGTCGTCACCGAGAGCGTGTTCAACCTGCCCGGCGTCGGGCGGCTGACGGTGGACGCGGTCCTGGCGCGGGACTTCCCCGTGATCCAGGCGATGATCCTGCTGACCTCCGGCATTTACGTCCTGGTCAATTTGCTGATCGATCTTGCGTATTCGCTGCTCGATCCCAGAATTCGTTACTAG
- a CDS encoding ABC transporter permease, with protein sequence MATETLPNTALPTRAGPSLGFLTSTPIIAVATACLALVILSAIFAPWLTSHDPQLLLPAERLKPSSSKYLLGTDAYGRDVLARILYGGRISLLIGLGAAGISVAIGLVIGLVSGFFKWVDAILMRVMDGLMAMPSVLLAIAVVSLSGASLTTVMIAITIPEIPRVARLVRSVVLSAREEPYVEAAISLGSSLPKIMWRHLMPNTVAPLIVQGTYIAASAILTEAILSFLGAGISPETPTWGNIMAEGRAFFQIKPSLIFWPGLLLSIAILSVNLIGDAARDALDPRMKQREAGK encoded by the coding sequence ATGGCGACCGAAACACTTCCCAACACGGCCCTGCCGACGCGCGCCGGGCCGTCCCTCGGCTTCCTCACCTCGACGCCGATCATCGCGGTGGCGACGGCATGCCTTGCGCTGGTGATCCTGTCGGCGATCTTCGCGCCGTGGCTGACCTCGCATGATCCCCAATTGCTGCTGCCGGCAGAGCGGCTGAAGCCGTCGAGCTCCAAATACCTGCTCGGCACCGACGCCTACGGCCGCGACGTGCTGGCGCGCATTCTCTATGGCGGCCGCATCTCGCTCCTGATCGGCCTCGGCGCCGCGGGCATCAGCGTCGCCATCGGTCTGGTGATCGGCCTGGTGTCCGGCTTCTTCAAATGGGTCGATGCCATCCTGATGCGCGTGATGGACGGCTTGATGGCGATGCCGAGCGTGCTGCTCGCCATCGCCGTGGTGTCGCTGTCCGGCGCCAGCCTGACCACCGTGATGATCGCGATCACGATCCCGGAAATCCCGCGCGTCGCGCGCCTGGTACGCTCCGTCGTGCTGTCGGCGCGCGAGGAGCCCTATGTGGAAGCCGCGATCTCGCTCGGCTCCAGCCTGCCGAAGATCATGTGGCGGCATCTGATGCCGAACACCGTGGCGCCCTTGATCGTCCAGGGTACCTACATCGCGGCCTCCGCCATTCTCACCGAAGCGATCCTGTCGTTCCTCGGCGCCGGCATCAGCCCGGAAACGCCGACCTGGGGCAACATCATGGCCGAGGGCCGCGCCTTCTTCCAGATCAAGCCGTCGCTGATCTTCTGGCCGGGCCTGCTGCTGTCGATCGCGATCCTCTCCGTCAACCTGATCGGCGACGCGGCGCGCGATGCGCTCGATCCCCGCATGAAGCAGCGGGAGGCCGGCAAGTGA
- a CDS encoding ABC transporter ATP-binding protein: MNDQLTQQLGKAVNTSPLVLEVDNLIVGVGKDGKGKRIIDGISLQVRQGETLCVVGESGSGKSVTSLATMGLLPRDSLKATGGSIKLVGEDVLQASDRRLRQLRATTMAMIFQEPMTALNPVVPVGNQIDEVLRTHTDLNSTARKKRILDMMDQVRLPDVTRIFKSYPHRLSGGQRQRIMIAMALVLEPKLLIADEPTTALDVTTQKQILSLMRDLQKDHGTAVLFITHDMGVVAEIADRVAVMRQGRLVETGTLDGILRAPTEEYTRNLLQAVPSLVPRHARVEAGFNPIVLEANELGKVYRERGFFGKAREVAAAKDVTLTLRKGRTLGIVGESGSGKSTVARCLVRLIDPTSGGIRLAGREISDLSRSALRPHRKKIQIIFQDPYRSLNPRITIGESIAEGPINYGTSHKVAMARARELLELVDLPADAVSRYPHQFSGGQRQRIAIARALALEPDVLVADEACSALDVSVQAQVLRLLDDIQTRLGIGILFITHDLRVAAQICDDVAVMQHGVVVEQGPAGEVLTNPQQAYTRQLLDAAPGRGWDFANFRPVAVESVAAAI; this comes from the coding sequence ATGAACGATCAACTGACCCAACAGCTCGGCAAGGCCGTCAACACCAGCCCGCTGGTGCTCGAAGTCGACAATCTCATTGTCGGCGTCGGCAAGGACGGCAAAGGCAAAAGGATCATCGACGGCATCTCGCTGCAGGTCCGCCAGGGCGAAACACTGTGCGTGGTGGGCGAGAGCGGCTCCGGCAAGTCGGTGACTTCGCTGGCGACGATGGGCCTGCTGCCCCGGGATTCGCTGAAGGCGACCGGCGGCAGCATCAAGCTGGTCGGCGAGGATGTATTGCAGGCCAGCGACCGACGGCTGCGGCAGTTGCGCGCCACCACGATGGCGATGATCTTCCAGGAGCCGATGACGGCGCTCAATCCCGTCGTCCCGGTCGGCAACCAGATCGACGAGGTGCTGCGCACCCATACCGACCTGAATTCGACGGCGCGCAAGAAGCGCATCCTCGACATGATGGACCAGGTCCGCCTGCCCGACGTGACCCGGATTTTCAAATCCTATCCGCACCGCCTGTCCGGCGGCCAGCGCCAGCGCATCATGATCGCAATGGCCCTGGTGCTGGAGCCCAAGCTGCTGATCGCCGACGAGCCGACCACCGCGCTCGACGTCACCACGCAGAAGCAGATCCTGTCCTTGATGCGCGATTTGCAGAAGGACCATGGCACCGCCGTGCTGTTCATCACCCACGACATGGGCGTGGTCGCCGAGATCGCCGATCGCGTCGCCGTGATGCGCCAGGGCCGGCTGGTCGAAACCGGCACGCTCGACGGCATCCTGCGCGCGCCGACGGAGGAATATACCCGCAACCTGCTGCAGGCGGTGCCGAGCCTGGTGCCGCGCCACGCGCGCGTCGAAGCGGGCTTCAACCCGATCGTGCTGGAAGCCAACGAACTCGGCAAGGTCTATCGCGAGCGTGGTTTCTTCGGCAAAGCCCGCGAAGTCGCGGCCGCCAAGGACGTCACGCTGACGCTGCGCAAGGGCCGCACGCTCGGCATCGTCGGCGAGAGCGGCTCCGGCAAGTCCACGGTGGCGCGCTGCCTGGTGCGGCTGATCGATCCGACCTCCGGCGGCATCCGCCTCGCCGGCCGCGAGATCTCCGACCTGTCGCGGTCCGCGCTGCGTCCGCACCGCAAGAAGATCCAGATCATTTTCCAGGATCCGTACCGCTCGCTCAATCCGCGCATCACCATCGGCGAATCGATTGCGGAGGGCCCGATCAATTACGGCACGTCGCACAAGGTCGCGATGGCGCGCGCGCGCGAACTGCTCGAACTGGTCGATCTGCCGGCCGACGCCGTGTCGCGCTATCCGCACCAGTTCTCCGGCGGCCAGCGCCAGCGCATCGCGATCGCGCGTGCGCTGGCGCTGGAGCCCGACGTGCTGGTGGCGGACGAGGCGTGTTCCGCGCTCGACGTATCCGTGCAGGCCCAGGTGCTGCGGCTGCTCGACGACATCCAGACCCGGCTCGGCATCGGCATCCTGTTCATTACCCACGATCTGCGCGTCGCAGCGCAAATTTGTGACGATGTCGCCGTGATG